The following DNA comes from Deltaproteobacteria bacterium.
CAGATATCGGAAACTGATCTCCTCAAGTTTGTTTCGCAACAGGAAGATGCACTGAAGACTCTGGAGGATCGTATCTCATCATTGATTCAGACCCTTCTTGCAGATTGATCACATACTCTTTTCAATCAATCTCTAAAGAAGCTCTCCGCTCATCTGCCAGCCCAGCACACTTACCCCCTTGTGTTGGTATGCTTCGCTCCCTCCATAGATCAGTGAGGGCATCATTACTACACTACCGGCAAGGACGCACCATTTCTCCAGTCCGGCAAATGAATCCCGAGTCAGGGTCTTGCCTGACTTGATCTCGATCGGCATCAACTTTGTTCCCTGTTCGACAATAAGATCGACCTCATTGCCGTTGCTGTCCCGCCAGAAAGAGACGGCAGGTCGTTCTCCCCGGTTGAGTCGTGATTTTATCAGTTCTGAAATGATAAATGTCTCAAAGATATTGCCCCGTAACGGATGGGTTTCCATCTGTTCCTGCGTTCTAATCCCCAAAAGCCAGGAGACGAGTCCAGCGTCGTAGAAATAAAGTTTCGGCATTTTTACAAGCCGCTTATTGAAACTGGCGTGGTGCGGACGTAGGAGAAAAACGAGATAACTTGCTTCGAGCACCGATATCCAGGACTTGGCCGTATTGTGGGTAATGCCGCATTCCGTGGCCAGCGAGGATAAGTTGAGTAACTGCCCAGTCCGCCCCGCGCAGAGCCGCACGAAGCGCTGGAACGTTTCCAATTCCTGAATCTTAAGCAGTTGCCGGACGTCCCGTTCGACGTACGCAGTAACGTAGGCGCCAAACCAGGAGGAAGGAGGCAGCTCCCGGTCGTAGAGAGGCGGATAGCAGCCGGTCAGCAGCATTGTATCGGCAGCGGTTGGCAGCTTGCCTGCATGAGCAAGTTCCGGGATTGAAAAGGGGAGGAGTTCAACAAAGGCGGTCCGGCCGGCCAAGGATTGGGTTATCCCCGACATCAGACCGAACTGCTGG
Coding sequences within:
- a CDS encoding ATP-binding protein — protein: MIDRIAEHTIRTLLRGFPVVTLTGPRQSGKTTLSKVLFSDRPYASLEDPDLRQAAQEDPRSFLGRFPDGAVLDEVQRCPDLLSYLQTIVDADGRMGLYILTGSQQFGLMSGITQSLAGRTAFVELLPFSIPELAHAGKLPTAADTMLLTGCYPPLYDRELPPSSWFGAYVTAYVERDVRQLLKIQELETFQRFVRLCAGRTGQLLNLSSLATECGITHNTAKSWISVLEASYLVFLLRPHHASFNKRLVKMPKLYFYDAGLVSWLLGIRTQEQMETHPLRGNIFETFIISELIKSRLNRGERPAVSFWRDSNGNEVDLIVEQGTKLMPIEIKSGKTLTRDSFAGLEKWCVLAGSVVMMPSLIYGGSEAYQHKGVSVLGWQMSGELL